TCAGATCGGGAGGACTAAATGCTGCGCTTCGGAATCATCTCAACGGCGAAGATCGCTCAGGACCACGTCATTCCCGCGATACAGGATGCTGAGAACTGTGTGGTCAGCGCCATCGCCAGTCGTGATCTTTCGAGGGCCCGCGCGGTCGCAGATCGGTTCTCCGCGCCCCACGCTTTCGGCTCCTACGACGAAATGCTGGCGTCCGATGTCATCGACGCGGTTTACATTCCACTTCCAACGTCGCAGCACGTCGAATGGACGATCAAGGCCGCCGATGCGGGCAAACATGTTCTCTGCGAAAAGCCGATTGCTTTGAAAGCACAGGAAATCGACACGCTTATCGCTGCGCGGGACCGCAACGGTGTCATCATCTCGGAAGCCTTCATGGTGACCTATGCGCCGGTCTGGGCCAAGGTGAAAGCATTGCTTTCTTCGGGCGCGATCGGAACGCTGAAACATGTGCAGGGCGCTTTCAGCTACTTCAACCGCGATCCTCAGAATATGCGCAACATTCCCGAACTCGGCGGCGGCGCCTTGCCGGATATCGGTGTTTATCCGACGATCGTGACCCGCTTCGTCACCGGTGAAGAACCAAAGCGCGTGCAGGCCACCGTGGAGCGTGACAGAGAGTTCGGCACCGATATTTATTCCAGCGTGCGGGCGGATTTCGGCCGCTTCGAACTCAGTTTTTATCTTGCAACGCAGCTTGCCGCCCGCCAGCTGATGGTTTTCCACGGCACGGACGGTTACATCGAGGTCAAATCGCCGTTTAATGCAAACCGCTGGGGTGCGGAAGAAGTCGAGCTAACCAATCAGGCCCACAACCAGTCGCAAATCTTCAGGTTTCAGGATAGCCGCCAGTACAAGCTGGAAGCAGAGGCCTTTGCCCGCGCAGTCAGGGGTGAGGGAGAGGTTGTCACGCTGGAAAGCTCCAAAAACAACCAGCTTTTCATCGATGCGATTTATCGCGCTGCGGATAAGGAGGGCTGGGAAACGGTTTAGCCCTTGGCCCGACGCAGTTTCTGAAGGCGCCAATGGCCGCAGCATGCGAGGACCAGAGCTGCGAGCGCAGAAAAGGCAAGTGGCACGACCGGCTGGATCAGCGGGTTGCGCGATTGCAGCAGCGAGAAAAGTCCGACGCTCACAATGCGGGAAATGAGGGTGACGGCATCGGCCGGAAAGGGGCCTGGCGCGCCACTCATTGAGCGGTTCAGCCGCCGGCTTGTTGCGAGCCCGGTCACCGCCCCCGGCAAACGCGCAGCGATCGGGTCGACCGTGAGAAAGAAAATGAGCAGACAGGTGATGGCTATATCGGCCGCCAGACCGCAAATCTCGCTGAGTGCAACGGAACGAAGCCTCAAGGCCGCGGTCTTTTAGAGAGTTGGCGGGGTGGACCGCGGGCGCTGCAGTACCAGAAGGCTGATGACGACGCCAACGACGCCGAAATTATAACCCGCGAGCGCCTGAAGCAGAGACGTCAGCGGAACAGCACCGGACGAAAGCGCCATCGCAACGCCATAGGCTCCGATAATCATCATGCAGATGAACACGATGCTGAAGACCGAACGTAATGCAACGGCAGCGATGCCGAGCACTGTGGCGGTGAGAAAAATCATGGTGCCGCCTCCTCTTTGGTTGCCGGGCCGGGAACAGACGTAACGCTGTCTTCCCTAACGAACCCTTGTTTTTACCTCCAACTCCCGTTTTCCTAACTCTGTAGTTGAGGATATGGTTTCACCGCCGTTAAAATCGTTGCGAGCTTTCCCCGGCATATCCGAATCGAGCCATTTTCGATAAAAGCAGGCATGAGTGATATTTTCTCCCACGCCGTATTGAGCAACCTTGCCGAGTTTTCGGTGTCCGAACTGTCGGGTTCCATCAAGCGAACGGTGGAAACGGCCTTCGATCAGGTGCGTGTGCGAGGCGAGATTTCTGGTTATCGCGGGCCACATTCGTCCGGCCACGCCTATTTCTCGCTGAAGGACGATCGCGCCCGCATCGATGCCGTGATCTGGAAAGGAACCTTCTCTCGGCTGAAGTTCCGCCCGGAAGAGGGCATGGAAGTGATCGCGACGGGCAAGGTCACGACCTTCCCAGGCTCCTCGAAATATCAGATCGTTATCGAAAGCCTTGAACCGGCCGGTGCCGGCGCTTTGATGGCGCTTCTCGAAGACCGGCGCCGTCGACTGGCGGCCGAGGGACTGTTCGACCCGGCCCGCAAGCGCCGGCTGCCGTTCATGCCACACGTCATTGGCGTCGTCACCTCGCCGACGGGCGCGGTGATCCGCGATATTCTCCATCGCATTTCGGATCGCTTTCCCGTTCATGTGCTTGTCTGGCCGGTCAAGGTGCAGGGAGAAGGTTCGGGCGAGGAGGTGGCGAACGCCATTCGCGGTTTCAATGCGCTTCAGCCCGGTGGCGAGATCGCACGGCCTGATGTGCTGATCGTTGCGCGTGGTGGCGGCAGTCTGGAAGACCTCTGGAGCTTCAACGATGAGATCGTCGTGCGCGCCGCAGCGGAAAGCGAAATTCCGCTGATTTCCGCCGTCGGACATGAGACAGATACCACCCTGATCGATTACGCCGCCGATGTCCGTGCGCCGACGCCGACGGGAGCCGCCGAAATGGCGGTGCCTGTGCGGGCGGAACTCGAGGCGCAGCTTTCCGGCATCGCTGCCCGCCTTTCCGGCTCTGTCTCGCGGCAGATGGACAATCGCCGGCAAGGCGTGCGCGCCCTGGTGCGGGCGTTGCCGTCGCTCGATCAGCTTCTCGCCTTGCCGCGTCGCCGGTTCGACGAGGCTGCGAGTGGTCTTGGGCGTGGACTGGAGTTGACGACGCTGAACAAGCGGCGGACATTCGAGCGTTCCGCCTCGGGACTGAGACCGGAAACCCTGTTGAATGGCCTCAAGCACCACAGGCAGAGGATCACCGAGCGCATGCACAGGGCGGAGACGCTGGTGGAACGCCGGCTGCTGCAGGGAAAAGGGCGTGTCGATTCCTTCGACTCATCTCTGCGCTCGCTACCCGCCCGGCTGCTTGGCCAAGTTGAGCGGCAAAAGGAGCGCCTTGCCACTGCCTCACGCCGGGCCGATACTGCCGTGTTGCATCGGATGGCGCAAAACCGGTCCGGCCTTGCCGCCCATGACCGTATCCTGCAATCGCTCTCGTATAAAAACGTGCTCAAGCGCGGCTATGCTGTCATCCGCGATGAGGAGAACCGCCCTTTGACCCGCGCTGCGGCCATTGCTTCCGGTGCCGTGGTATCGATGGAATTTGCCGATGGCCGCGTCTCGGCGATCACAACCGGAGAAGGCACATCTTCCCCGGATGCCACCGCTGCGCCGAAAAAGAAGCCGGTCAAGCCAGCTTCTTCGGACCCGGGCAACCAGGGCAGCCTGTTCTGATCAGATCGAAGCCGCATCCGAAAAACGGCGGCTGACGGTGAAGCTCTTCTCGATGTCGGGATGCAGTTCCATGCCGAGCCCGGCGCCCGGGGGCACCGTTATCATGCCGTTTTTCACTTCCGGCAAGGCCGTGACGAGATCACGATACCAGGTCTTGTAGAAGGCGCGCACGCTTTCCTGCACCAGCGCATTCGGCGCGTTGAGCGACAGGTGGGTGGAGGCACAGAGCACCACCGGCCCGGTGCAATCATGCGGGGCGACCGGCAGATGCCAGGCTTCCGCCATGGAGGCGATCTTGCGTGCTTCCGAAAGCCCGCCGCACCAGCTGATGTCAAGCATGACAACACCGGCAGCGCCCGTTTCCAGGAGATCACGGAAGGCCCAGCGGGAGCCGAGCGTTTCCGATGCCGAAATCGGTGCGGGCGAAACGGCGGCATATCGCGTCAGGCTGGAAAGGCTGTCCATCTTGATCGGGTCTTCGTGCCAGAAGGTCTGGTAGGGGGTCAGCGCCTTGGCGATCTGCATGGCGGGCAGAAGCTGCCACATGGAGTGAAACTCCACCATGATATCCATCTTATCGCCCACCGCCTTGCGGATTTTTTCGAAAGGCTCCAGCGCGCTTTTCAGGTCCGGCATCGAGATATATTGCCCGCGTGTCTTTTCCGCCGCCGCATCGAAGGGCCAGATCTTCATGGCCGTGATGCCATCCTCAAGTAGCGAGTGCGCAAGTTCGTCCGCGCGGTGCAGAAAGCCATTCAGGTCATCATAGTCCTTGCCACCGGAAAGGCCGTAATTGGCCGTCTGCTGCCCGGTCGCCTTCTTGATATATTCGGTGCCCGCACAGGTATTGTAAGTCCGGATTTCCCTGCGGCTGAAACCACCGAGCAGCTGGGCTATGGGCTGGTTGGTGGCCTTGCCGAAAATATCCCAGAGGGCGATGTCAAAGGCGGAGTTGCCGCGCACTTCTGCGCCGGATGAGCGAAAACCGAGATAGCCCACAAGGTCTTGCGCCAGAAGGTCGATCTGCAGCGGGTCGCGGCCGATCACGCGCGGCGCGATGTATTCGTGCACATAGGCCTCGACGGTCTCCGCGCCATAGAAGGTTTCGCCTAATCCGGTGATCCCCTCATCCGTGTGGACCAGAACCCAAAGCAGGTTGGCCCGTTCCGCCACACGAACGGTCTCAAGTTTGGTGATTTTCATGAAGTGTCTCCTCCAGAGGCAGGTCGTGTTCCGTCTGGAACTGGGTTTGAGAAATCAGGCGATGCCAGCCGCCAGAAGCGCGTGCACGCTTTCATCGAAATGCCGCGCCATCAGCGTCGAGGCCGTTTGCGGATCGCCCGCGGCAATGGCCTGTCCGATGGCGATGTGTAGCTCACCGGCGGCGTGGCGCTGCGCGTCGGATGTGCGGCTTTTCCAGCCGATCGGCCAGGTCTGACGCGTCACGTTCTGGAACGCGCCAAGAATGAGTTCGAAAACAGGGTTCTTGGAAGCCTTGGCGATTGCCAGATGGAACGCCAGATCATGCTCCATGACCTTGTCGTTCTTCCCAAAATCACTCTCCATGGCCCTGGCATGTTCCAGAATGATGAGCGCTTCTGCATCCGTGCGTCGCAGCGCCGCAAGCGTCACGGTGCGAACTTCGATCGTGCGGCGTACGTCATAGATCTGCTGGATGTTGATCTGCTCGGTGTGAATGCCATGTTCGAACATCAACGACATCGCGCCATGATCCAGCGTGGCCACTGTGGCGCGCTTGCCGGCGCTGACATCGATGAGCCGCATCGCCGAAAGCGATCGGAAAGCCTCGCGGACGACAGTGCGCGAGACGCCAAGCTGTTGCGAGAGCGAAAGTTCACTCGGCAGCTTTGCGCCGGGCGCCAGTTCGTTCTCTCTGATGTGGCGGGTGATCGCGCCGATCGTGCTGCTGACAAGACCGGCCTCATGCGCAATTGGACTTAACATTCTTCCTCCAACCTGTCGTACAGGTTTCTGGAAAAATGCTTACAGGATTATTCTTCAGGAAACAAGCGCCGCAGACCCCTTGCCGCAGGGCCGGCGGTGACGCTTCATATTACTCCTCAAACCCCTGCAGAAACCGCTTCAACAGCCCGTCTAAAGTCGTTCGCTCTTCTTCGGTGAGACCGGCGACAAGCCGATGCTGGTTTTCGACATGCGCCGAGACCGCCGCCTCCACCACGCAAAAGCCCCGTTCCGTCAGCGATATCAAGACGCTGCGCCGGTCCTGTGGATTGTGGATACGCTCCACCATCCCTGCTTTCTCAAGCTGGTCAATCCGGTTTGTCATGGTGCCGGAACTGACCATGGTCATGGACAGCAGATCGCCGGGAGAGAGCCGATAGGGTGAGCCCGCGCGCCGTAAGGTCGCCAGCACGTCGAAGGCGGAGGAGGAGAGGCCGTGCTTCAAGAGCACCGCCTCAACCTCGCGGCCGAGGTGCGTGGTCAGCCGGTGTAGACGGCCAAGCAAGCCCATGGGCCCGACATCGAGATCGGGTCGCTCCCTGCGCCATTGTGCGAGAATATGGTCGACGTGATCAGGAGGATTCTTGCTCATCGCCTATGCATAGCGAGAGGTATCTTGACGTCAAGACAAATTCCATTAAACTCAATTTATCTTGATATAGAGATTCTTGAGATGAAGAAAAATTCGACTTTTGCAGCCGACGTGCTGGTTACCGCGCTTGCCCCCGTCATATGGGGCACCACCTACTTCGTCACGACGGAATTCCTGCCGCAGGGATATCCACTGCATGTCGCCATGCTGCGCGCTTTGCCGGCCGGCATCCTGCTGCTGCTGATCGTCCACAGGCTGCCGCAGGGTATCTGGTGGCACCGCAGCTTTATCCTCGGCGCGCTGAATTTCGCGTTTTTCTGGGCGATGCTGTTCGTTTCGGCCTATCGATTGCCCGGCGGCGTTGCGGCAACCGTGGGCGCGGTCCAGCCTCTCATTGTGATCGGCCTTTCGCGACTGTTTCTCGCAACCCAAATTCGACCGCTGGCCATCGCCGCCGGTTTTCTCGGTATCGCCGGTGTCGCGCTACTCGTCTTGACGCCGGGCGCGGTGCTCGATGGCATCGGCATTGCCGCAGGCCTTGCGGGTGCCGTCTCCATGGCCTTCGGAACAGTACTGACCCGCAAATGGCGCCCGCCGGTCTCGAACCTCACCTTCACCGCATGGCAACTGACCGCGGGCGGCATTCTTCTTTTACCGCTCGCCTATCTTCTGGAGCCGGCACTGCCGACGCCATCAGCGACTAATATTCTCGGAATCGCCTATCTTGGGCTCATCGGTGCGGCACTCACCTATGTTCTTTGGTTTCGTGGGCTAGCCCGCATCGAACCTTCAGCGGCAGCCTCGCTCGGATTCTTGAGTCCTGTTGTGGCAACGCTGCTGGGCTGGCTGGCGCTCGGTCAAAGCCTCACGCCAGCGCAGATCGCCGGCTTCATGGCGGTGCTTTTCAGCATCTGGCTCAGCCAGCGCAGCCAGTTGCCGAAATAGCCGTCAGGCCCATTCGCCGTTGCGCATGACAGGAACCGTGGAGCCATCCGGCTTCACGCCGTCAATGTCCACCTTGTCGGAACCGATCATCCAGTCGATATGGATCAAGCTGGAATTGCCGCCCTGTGCCTTGATCTGCTCTTGCGACAGCGAAGCACCGTCAAGGAAGCATTTCGAGTAGCACTGGCCAAGCGCGATGTGACATGAGGCATTTTCATCGAACAGCGTGTTGTAGAAAAGGATGCCGCTTGCCGAAATCGGCGAGGAATGCGGCACCAGCGCCACTTCACCAAGGCGCCGCGCGCCTTCGTCAGTGTCGAGTACCTTGTTCAATACGGCTTCGCCCTTCGAAGCCTTGGCTTCGACGATGCGGCCAGCTTCGAACTTTACCTGGATATCGTCGATCAGCGTACCCTGATGCGAAAGGGGTTTCGTGCTGGAAACATAACCATCCACGCGCAACGCGTGCGGCGTCGTGAAGACCTCTTCAGTGGGAATATTCGGGTTGCAGGTTACGCCGTTTTTGGCGACCGAAGCGCCGCCGTGCCATTCATGCCCGTCCGCAAGCCCGATCGTGACATCCGTGCCCGGACCGGTGAAACGCAGTGCCGAAAAACGCTCGCCATTGAGCCACGCCGACCGCTTGGCAAGATTGGCGTTATGCTGCGCCCAGGCGGCAACCGGATCGGCCACATCCACGCGCGATGCGGCGAAAATGGCATCCGCGAGCCTGCGGACAGCGTCGTCTTCCGACACATCGGGGAAGACCTGCTTTGCCCAGGACGGGTTTGGATAAGAGATGATGTTCCAGTTGATGTCGAAGTTGGAAATCTTCTCCAGCGCCGGCTTGTAGGCGGTGGAATTGGCCTTGTTGGCGCGCGCCACCTTGGCTGGATCCTGTTCGGCCAGCAGCATCGGGTTGTCGCCGGCAATCGCCAGCCGCGCTGCGCCATTGGCATAGGCTTTTGCCATGCCTTCATAGAGCCAGCCGGAAGCCCGGTCAAAATTGGCGTCGCTCGCGTGGCGATAGCGGGCAAGCGTGGTTTCTTCATCGGAATAGAAGGTGGTGACCAGCCCGCCACCGGCCATATAGGCGTGTTTGGTCAGAAAACGCACCAGCGGCAGGGCTGCCAGCGGCGCGGTGATCACCAGATCCTGATCCTTCTGCAATTGCAGGCCGACCTTGATGGCGACTTCGGCCAGTTTTTCGAGTTTGACGGAATCGATGGGAGAAACAGTCATGATCTGCCTTCGTCTATTTCATTCGGAGGCGCCGACCATAGCCCATTCCAACTGAAAGCCAAATGCTTTCAACGCTGCCTCTCGCGCTTCAATCGGCGACCAGCGGCGCGGCGATCGCGTTCAATGCCGTCTGCGCGTCGCGCGGGGAAAGCCGCAGTTGCAAGCCGCGCTGCCCACCATTCATGTAGACGTAATCATGGCCCATGGCAGTGGATTCGATGGCTGTCGGCACCTGCTTCTTCTGCCCGAAAGGGCTGATACCGCCGACGTGGTAGCCGGTTGCCCGTTCCGCTTCGGCGGGCTTCATCATGCTGGCCGATTTGCCTCCGAAGGCGGTCGCGAGCTTCTTCATGCTCACTTCCCGATCCGAAGGAACGACAACGCAGACCGGCTTGCCATCGAGCTCAGCCATCAGCGTCTTCAGCACCAGATGGGGCGGCTCGCCAATCGCTGCCGCCGCCTGCAAACCGATGCGATCGGCAGTCGGGTCGTAGTCATAGGTGACAGTGGTGAAGGCGATGCCGGCCTTCGTCAACACTTGCGTTGCGCGGGTTGTTTTCGACATGGCTAAATCTGCTTACGCAAAAAGGGCCTGATAAGTGTCCGGCTTGAAGCCGACCGTGATCTTGCCCCGCGTCTCCAGCACCGGTCGCTTGATCATGGAGGGCTGCTCCACCATCAATGCGATGGCTTTCTCCCGCGAAAGATCGGCCTTCTTCGCGTCGTCCAGTTTTTTGAACGTCGTGCCAGCCCGGTTCAGGACGGTTTCCCAGCCTGCGGCATCGCACCATGCCTCAAGATGAGCGCGGTCGATGCCGGCGGCCTTGTAGTCGTGAAAGGAATAGTCGACGCCATTGGCCTCAAGCCAGCTTCTGGCCTTTTTCATCGTGTCGCAGTTCTTGATACCGTAAATCGTGACCGTCATTCCATCCACCTCTACATCGCGCTCAGCATCCCGGCATAACAAATTATCCGGCTCGTTCAACCCGCCCGGCTCGACGCCCTGCGCAAATATGCCGCTCAGGCTCTCGAGCCATGCAAAAATGAATTGACTGATATCGAAACGAGCGCGAGCAAAGCTGCATGGCTTCCCTGCTGCATCAGGCGTTGTAGAGCGGCGACGGAATGCCCATTATCTGGGCATCAAAGATGGAGAGAAAAAATGCGTCAGGTTGCTAAGACATCGCGTCACTTCTTCGGTGAAACTTTCGCCGTTCTCGGTGCAGCACTTTCGGTTTCGGCCGCAGTTCGCGCACATCGCAAGCCCGCCCGCGCCGACCTCGAAGCCCTCGGCATCGACGGCAAGGCATTTGACAAGGTCCAGCTCTAAGCTGCACATTGCTTCCAGCGAGGCGAAATCGCCTCGCTTGCGCGATCGACGCCTTTTGGTGTTGATGCGCGCAGTGTGGACCAGTGGACAAGAAGGCTGTGCCGTTGTTGCAAGGTCCCATCAATTGAAACTAATCATCGGACCAACCGAAGTGAACGTAGCCTGGCATACCCCTGGCTCGTAAGCCTTTAACCCGTCAT
This genomic interval from Agrobacterium tumefaciens contains the following:
- a CDS encoding Gfo/Idh/MocA family protein; amino-acid sequence: MLRFGIISTAKIAQDHVIPAIQDAENCVVSAIASRDLSRARAVADRFSAPHAFGSYDEMLASDVIDAVYIPLPTSQHVEWTIKAADAGKHVLCEKPIALKAQEIDTLIAARDRNGVIISEAFMVTYAPVWAKVKALLSSGAIGTLKHVQGAFSYFNRDPQNMRNIPELGGGALPDIGVYPTIVTRFVTGEEPKRVQATVERDREFGTDIYSSVRADFGRFELSFYLATQLAARQLMVFHGTDGYIEVKSPFNANRWGAEEVELTNQAHNQSQIFRFQDSRQYKLEAEAFARAVRGEGEVVTLESSKNNQLFIDAIYRAADKEGWETV
- the xseA gene encoding exodeoxyribonuclease VII large subunit produces the protein MSDIFSHAVLSNLAEFSVSELSGSIKRTVETAFDQVRVRGEISGYRGPHSSGHAYFSLKDDRARIDAVIWKGTFSRLKFRPEEGMEVIATGKVTTFPGSSKYQIVIESLEPAGAGALMALLEDRRRRLAAEGLFDPARKRRLPFMPHVIGVVTSPTGAVIRDILHRISDRFPVHVLVWPVKVQGEGSGEEVANAIRGFNALQPGGEIARPDVLIVARGGGSLEDLWSFNDEIVVRAAAESEIPLISAVGHETDTTLIDYAADVRAPTPTGAAEMAVPVRAELEAQLSGIAARLSGSVSRQMDNRRQGVRALVRALPSLDQLLALPRRRFDEAASGLGRGLELTTLNKRRTFERSASGLRPETLLNGLKHHRQRITERMHRAETLVERRLLQGKGRVDSFDSSLRSLPARLLGQVERQKERLATASRRADTAVLHRMAQNRSGLAAHDRILQSLSYKNVLKRGYAVIRDEENRPLTRAAAIASGAVVSMEFADGRVSAITTGEGTSSPDATAAPKKKPVKPASSDPGNQGSLF
- a CDS encoding mandelate racemase/muconate lactonizing enzyme family protein; its protein translation is MKITKLETVRVAERANLLWVLVHTDEGITGLGETFYGAETVEAYVHEYIAPRVIGRDPLQIDLLAQDLVGYLGFRSSGAEVRGNSAFDIALWDIFGKATNQPIAQLLGGFSRREIRTYNTCAGTEYIKKATGQQTANYGLSGGKDYDDLNGFLHRADELAHSLLEDGITAMKIWPFDAAAEKTRGQYISMPDLKSALEPFEKIRKAVGDKMDIMVEFHSMWQLLPAMQIAKALTPYQTFWHEDPIKMDSLSSLTRYAAVSPAPISASETLGSRWAFRDLLETGAAGVVMLDISWCGGLSEARKIASMAEAWHLPVAPHDCTGPVVLCASTHLSLNAPNALVQESVRAFYKTWYRDLVTALPEVKNGMITVPPGAGLGMELHPDIEKSFTVSRRFSDAASI
- a CDS encoding FadR/GntR family transcriptional regulator; translated protein: MLSPIAHEAGLVSSTIGAITRHIRENELAPGAKLPSELSLSQQLGVSRTVVREAFRSLSAMRLIDVSAGKRATVATLDHGAMSLMFEHGIHTEQINIQQIYDVRRTIEVRTVTLAALRRTDAEALIILEHARAMESDFGKNDKVMEHDLAFHLAIAKASKNPVFELILGAFQNVTRQTWPIGWKSRTSDAQRHAAGELHIAIGQAIAAGDPQTASTLMARHFDESVHALLAAGIA
- a CDS encoding MarR family winged helix-turn-helix transcriptional regulator — translated: MSKNPPDHVDHILAQWRRERPDLDVGPMGLLGRLHRLTTHLGREVEAVLLKHGLSSSAFDVLATLRRAGSPYRLSPGDLLSMTMVSSGTMTNRIDQLEKAGMVERIHNPQDRRSVLISLTERGFCVVEAAVSAHVENQHRLVAGLTEEERTTLDGLLKRFLQGFEE
- a CDS encoding EamA family transporter, whose translation is MKKNSTFAADVLVTALAPVIWGTTYFVTTEFLPQGYPLHVAMLRALPAGILLLLIVHRLPQGIWWHRSFILGALNFAFFWAMLFVSAYRLPGGVAATVGAVQPLIVIGLSRLFLATQIRPLAIAAGFLGIAGVALLVLTPGAVLDGIGIAAGLAGAVSMAFGTVLTRKWRPPVSNLTFTAWQLTAGGILLLPLAYLLEPALPTPSATNILGIAYLGLIGAALTYVLWFRGLARIEPSAAASLGFLSPVVATLLGWLALGQSLTPAQIAGFMAVLFSIWLSQRSQLPK
- a CDS encoding aminopeptidase; the encoded protein is MTVSPIDSVKLEKLAEVAIKVGLQLQKDQDLVITAPLAALPLVRFLTKHAYMAGGGLVTTFYSDEETTLARYRHASDANFDRASGWLYEGMAKAYANGAARLAIAGDNPMLLAEQDPAKVARANKANSTAYKPALEKISNFDINWNIISYPNPSWAKQVFPDVSEDDAVRRLADAIFAASRVDVADPVAAWAQHNANLAKRSAWLNGERFSALRFTGPGTDVTIGLADGHEWHGGASVAKNGVTCNPNIPTEEVFTTPHALRVDGYVSSTKPLSHQGTLIDDIQVKFEAGRIVEAKASKGEAVLNKVLDTDEGARRLGEVALVPHSSPISASGILFYNTLFDENASCHIALGQCYSKCFLDGASLSQEQIKAQGGNSSLIHIDWMIGSDKVDIDGVKPDGSTVPVMRNGEWA
- the ybaK gene encoding Cys-tRNA(Pro) deacylase, producing the protein MSKTTRATQVLTKAGIAFTTVTYDYDPTADRIGLQAAAAIGEPPHLVLKTLMAELDGKPVCVVVPSDREVSMKKLATAFGGKSASMMKPAEAERATGYHVGGISPFGQKKQVPTAIESTAMGHDYVYMNGGQRGLQLRLSPRDAQTALNAIAAPLVAD
- a CDS encoding ArsC family reductase; translated protein: MTVTIYGIKNCDTMKKARSWLEANGVDYSFHDYKAAGIDRAHLEAWCDAAGWETVLNRAGTTFKKLDDAKKADLSREKAIALMVEQPSMIKRPVLETRGKITVGFKPDTYQALFA